A DNA window from Mycolicibacter hiberniae contains the following coding sequences:
- a CDS encoding ABC transporter ATP-binding protein, translating to MIRTEMHTMDMELARNGHTPSAVLRPPVVLEARKLNKQFGQGDTATPILRNIDIQITRGEFVAMVGPSGSGKSTLLSILGLLDTPTSGDVLINGQCVSQLSRRQLAAVRCQTLGYVFQAFNLLAGLSVVENVMLPGLLAGKSGRSQHAHAMSLLEQVGLATKSKRVPSELSGGEQQRVAVARALFMKPDVILADEPTGNLDTVNGQRVIDALYNLNAAGQTIVLVTHDRKIADDAPRLVSLLDGEIETDSGMVHAANNVTWLAEH from the coding sequence ATGATCAGGACCGAGATGCACACCATGGATATGGAGCTCGCCCGGAACGGACACACGCCGTCGGCCGTTCTCAGGCCTCCCGTGGTCCTCGAAGCGCGCAAACTCAACAAACAGTTCGGTCAGGGCGATACCGCGACGCCGATTTTGCGCAACATCGATATCCAGATAACGCGCGGAGAATTCGTCGCCATGGTCGGGCCGTCCGGCTCGGGCAAGTCCACCTTGTTGAGCATTCTGGGGCTGCTGGACACGCCCACCAGCGGTGACGTCCTGATCAACGGCCAGTGCGTCTCACAGCTCTCGCGCCGGCAATTGGCCGCCGTGCGATGCCAGACGCTCGGTTACGTCTTCCAAGCCTTCAATCTTCTGGCGGGACTGTCGGTGGTCGAGAACGTGATGCTCCCGGGCCTGTTGGCGGGCAAATCGGGCCGTTCGCAGCACGCCCATGCGATGAGCCTGCTCGAGCAGGTCGGCCTGGCGACCAAGTCCAAGCGCGTCCCGTCGGAATTGTCCGGCGGCGAGCAACAGCGGGTTGCGGTCGCGCGGGCACTTTTCATGAAACCCGACGTGATTCTCGCCGATGAGCCGACCGGCAACCTGGACACCGTAAATGGGCAACGCGTTATCGACGCCTTGTACAACCTGAATGCAGCCGGCCAGACAATTGTTCTGGTGACTCACGATCGAAAAATAGCTGACGACGCTCCGCGTCTCGTTTCCTTACTCGACGGTGAAATCGAGACCGACAGCGGAATGGTTCACGCGGCAAATAATGTGACATGGCTCGCGGAACATTAG
- a CDS encoding Ppx/GppA phosphatase family protein — translation MRLGVLDVGSNTVHLLVVDAHRGGHPTPMSSTKATLRLAEATDSSGKITRRGADKLVSTVSEFATIAASSGCAELVAFATSAVRDASNSEDVLARVRAEAGVELQVLAGEDESRLTFLAVRRWFGWSAGRINNLDIGGGSLEMSSGVDEEPDVALSLPLGAGRLTREWLTEDPPGRRRVAMLRDWLDTELAPAAAAVLDAGPPDLAVASSKTFRSLARLTGAAPSAAGPRVRRTLTATGLRQLISFISRMTTADRAELEGVSAERAPQIVAGALVAEASMRALSIETVEICPWALREGLILRRLDSEADGVTLFGSPSMGLARQGGDR, via the coding sequence GTGCGATTAGGGGTGCTCGACGTCGGCAGCAACACCGTCCACCTGCTGGTGGTCGATGCCCACCGTGGTGGCCACCCGACGCCCATGAGCTCCACCAAGGCCACGTTGCGCCTGGCTGAGGCGACGGACAGCTCCGGCAAGATCACCCGGCGCGGTGCCGACAAGCTGGTCTCCACGGTCAGCGAATTCGCCACGATCGCAGCGAGTTCGGGTTGTGCGGAGCTGGTGGCGTTCGCCACCTCCGCGGTGCGCGACGCGTCCAATTCCGAGGACGTGCTGGCCCGGGTGCGGGCTGAGGCCGGGGTGGAACTGCAGGTACTGGCCGGCGAGGACGAGTCCCGGCTGACGTTCCTGGCGGTGCGGCGCTGGTTCGGCTGGAGCGCCGGGCGGATCAACAACCTCGACATCGGCGGCGGTTCCCTGGAGATGTCCAGCGGTGTCGACGAGGAGCCGGACGTGGCGCTGTCGCTGCCGTTGGGTGCCGGACGGCTCACCCGGGAGTGGCTGACCGAGGACCCCCCCGGCCGGCGCCGGGTGGCGATGCTGCGCGACTGGCTGGACACGGAGCTGGCGCCCGCGGCCGCAGCCGTGCTGGACGCCGGTCCGCCCGATCTGGCGGTAGCCAGCTCCAAGACATTTCGTTCGCTGGCGCGGCTCACCGGCGCCGCTCCCTCGGCGGCCGGGCCGCGGGTACGGCGCACATTGACCGCCACCGGCCTTAGGCAGCTCATATCATTTATCTCTAGGATGACCACGGCTGATCGGGCCGAATTGGAAGGGGTGAGCGCCGAGCGGGCGCCACAGATCGTGGCAGGCGCGCTGGTGGCGGAAGCGAGCATGCGAGCGCTGTCGATCGAAACAGTGGAGATTTGCCCGTGGGCGCTGCGGGAAGGCTTGATCCTGCGCCGACTCGACAGTGAAGCCGACGGCGTCACTCTCTTCGGATCCCCTTCGATGGGGCTGGCCCGCCAGGGAGGGGACCGATGA